The genomic interval TCGGTCATCGACAGCAAGGCGGGCAATCAGACCACCAGAGGTGGATGATTGGTGCTTTTTTTGTAACTTATCAGGCAATGCCTTTAAGTCAATTGGTGTCATTGTTAGCGTATAAAAGCCGATAACATGTGAATTGTCGCTATCATCTTCCAAAACAAAAGTTCTGGTGTTGTCCTTCTTTGCTTGCTGACTCGCCATTACTTTTAAGTAATTATTGAGAGCTTCGATGCCACAGTTGAATCGGTTTCTATCGTGTTTAGCTTTATCTAGAAGTACCGTATTCATCATTGAGTTTTGCTCTCGTATCGATCAGCAGCAGCTTTTAGTTTTGAGTTCTGTGTTGCAGGACGATCTAAAGCTTCCATGAGCAACATCGCATCTGCTTGGCTTAGTTTTAAAGCCTGTTCACGTTCGATGACTTGTTTAGCTTTTTCGATTGCAGCGCTTAGAACAAACGAGTTGATGCTAGACATGCCGGCGATCGCGGCAGCCTTAGTAAGTAAGTCTTGTGTATCGACATCAACTCTAGCGGTGATGCGAGGCAAAGTAGTAGCCATAATGTTATCTCCTGTTGTGTCAAAATGTCACATGTGTATTATGGTCTTAAAGTGTGTAATAAGCAATATCTGTGTCACTTTGGCACGCAAACTAACAAACAATTTAAGAGTGATTCGGCACGCTTGGCATTTTTACTATGCGTTAATTTTAGTGATTAAGGTGGTATGTGGTGGCATCGGTATTGCGTGCCTCACACCTTAATTGGGCGTTAGTTTGCAAAGTTAAAAAAAGGCTAGTTCGGTTACTGGGCTTTACACCTGTTGGTTTGCCAACATCACGAACTTTCCGGTGGCACTATAAAAGAAGTGTTCGCGGTGGTGTAGTCGTTTACTGGTTCTAACTTTTTTGTGATAGTTCTTTCGCGCGGTTTCTTTGCGGCTATTTCGCTCCCAATTCTAGCCAAGTCCGTTTTGTCGGTTGGATTTGAAACTCTGGCTATAAGTTTTACATTTGGGTTCAAAGTCAGTAGTTTTGTAACCATTTCAGCGCGTTGTGGAAAAATTGGGTAGCATGGGGCAAGCAAACTAACAAACAATTTAAGAGGGATTCCCAACGCTTGGCATTTTTGCTTCTACTTCAATTTTAGTGGTTACGGCACAATGCTTTAGGTTGGGTTGTAGCGTTGCTCACCCCTTAATTGGGCGTTAGCTATCTCAGGGAAGATCGAGAAATTAAATGAAAATTAAGCATTTATCTATTAACTCATACCAACCGAAGCGTAGCTCGGAGATTTTAGCTGAGCTTACAAATGGTGAGGCTAAAGCATTTCCGTCAAAGACAATGATTGGTGCATGGATGTGTGTTTGGAGTGAGAGTGATAATGAACTAATAGAGTTCATTCCAGTGCAGTATAAATTGACGTTCGGTGACTTAGCTGCAATTTATGAAGAGCAAGGTAAAAACCAAAATTTTCATGCTTCTCACTTTATGCTCGAAGCAAACAAAACGGTAGATGAGTTAGTCGCAATAGCAGAGAAACATCAATTAGTTCATCGTTTTAGAAAACACTTTGGTGGTCCTTTGTATGAGGTTTGGCTTGAGGATGGTCTGCTAGCTGAGTTTTGCTCTGACGAGATATCAAAACTTTAAGTGTGCAATCAATAGCTAACAAACTGTTCAAGAGGGATTCGCAACGCGTGGCATTTTTACTATGCGTTGGTTTTAGTGATTAAGGTGGTATGCGGCGGCTTATGTATTGCGTTGCTCACCCCTTAACAGAGCGTTATGTTTAGTCACGTAAAATCAGTTGGTTGCATCTTTTCTTTGTTCCTTCGTATTTCCAATTTTGGTCATGTCGGCAGGTTAACTTCAGTGGTCGCTGTTTTCTGGACTCCAATTCGTGGGCGCTAAAAATTCAGAGTGTTGCCTCATTTAAGTTCAGTGCGTTTGTGAGTCGAATGAAGCGATCTTAGTTTCAAAGTTTGAGCTCAAGTTTTCGGTTTCTTACGCTAAAATTCAAAGTCATTACAACTAAATTTATGAGTTAATTAAGCTTTTTAGCGTCTAGTTTTGGTTTTCAAAGGTAAGTCGAGTTAAGCTCTTGGTATCGTAAAACTTAACCCTTTGAGTCTTAAACATAACAAGGCGTTTAAGAGGGATTCATGCCGCGTGGCATTTTTGGTTTGCGGTTGGTTTTGGTGGTGAAAGTGGTCTGCGGAAGCTTGGCTTATGCGGCATTCACCCCTTAACGCAGCGTTAGGTTGCTTCACAAAAGGGAGTACCTAATGGACGTAAATTTAGCTGAAAAATTGATTGCAGACGTACTGACCACAAAGTTTGGTTGTGAGTTTGAACCTGTTCCATCACATCGACATCTGAACTTTAGAAGTGCAGATTATGACTTTTCGTTTCCTGCATGCTTATTAGATTCTGTTGGCAGTAAGCCTTTGGAGCAAAAGATTGGTCATTGGCTTCAGCGGGATTTCGATTTAATCAAAGCTGGTAGTCATGTAATTTATAATGAAAATGGCGAGATTATGCCTGATTCGGTAATTGCAGAAGAATAGTTCTCATATAAACATGGACTAACATATGATACCAGTTTGTTTCGGTGATAGTGCTTCTCATTATCGCTAGAATCAATTCTGAGCGTGTCTATTCATTCTAGGCTTGTTGGTTATGGCATAACGTCTTGGGCTTGTCTCAGAGCCTAAATAGGCGGCTAAATTGGCAAGCCTTTGCTTTGATACCGTGTCTGTATATTTTTCTCGGTCAAATGGACGTTGTGCGACTCTAACTTGGCTGTCATAGGTGTATCGAGAGAGCACTTTGCTAAGCAAGTTCAAATCAAGTTCGGCAGAGGTGAGAATTTGAATGTATCCGACAGTGCCATATCTGAACTGATTTTTTAATCTCAACACCCAAATCATAGTGATACTTTTGAATGCAGCACTGACAGGTTTTTTAATTTCCTGCATCAAATTGTTGAACAGAAATGCATCATCAAAGTTATTAAAAAATATCGCTGTCTGATGCGTGGGCTTGATGGTTTTAATGTGATTAATCAGCTTACGCTTAGTCTTATCTTGAGATGATTCAGTCATAGTTTATACACCAATAATCATATTTCTCTATATCCTTATATTGCTTCCAGAGAATGTGAGTTTTATCGTATGTTTAATGGTGCATAAGTTATTGATTTATTGGTATTATGCAATTGTGATATTGGTCGAGTTGACGACTGATAATTACGAAAATCGGATAGTAGTGCGGTGAAAATCACACTCAAAATGAGACATCGTAACCTAACAAAGCATTTAAGTGGGATTCACAACGCATGGCATTTTTAGCATGTAGTAGCTATCTTGGTGAGCGTAGTTTGCATTGAGTTAGTTTGGGCGTTGTTCACCCCTTAATGCGGCGTTATGCTTAATCAAGTAAAAGTGTGCCGTGGGCACAGGATCCTGTTATCTAAGGAAGGTAAACAGGAGAATGAGCATAAGCTCATGAAGAGATGGAGGTAGGCCCTCCAGAGTCTGCTGTCGGAAGTCGGCTCTAAACCACTTTCAAGTGGCTGTTATTAAGAGTAATGGTCAGAAGCGTTGAAGGAAAGTCAGAATAGAATTCTGGCAAGGTAGAGTGCAAGGAGATGAGTAATCCCGAACCCATGTGGACGCGTCGTTAATTAGAACCAGCATCAAAACTGAGGTCGTTTTATTATCTCAGGACGAGTACACCGGTAAATTCCGAATGCTGGGTGTGCGGTGCTCGGCGTAAAGTGGGCATGACTTTGCACTAGGCTCTTTGTGGGAACCACGGGAACCAGTCATCACGATGTAAAGGAAGAAATATAAATGACTAAATTCATGAGTATGAGAGTACCGATGCGTGATACTGGGGCGGAGCAATTCGTAGTAGTGATGAAGGGCTTGTAATGAGCGTGGAGCGAAGGGATTGCGTCAAGTCGGTTGGAACGATGACTCAACTGCCGACAGGCAGGAGGAGGTCGCACGGACAACCAAAACCTTTTGCAATATCCAAATGGGATGTAATGACTGCGTTCGAGAAGGTAAAAGCCAACAAAGGCGGAGCCGGAGTGGATGGAGTAACGATAGAGGACTTTGAAAAAGACCTTAAAAACAACCTTTACAAGATATGGAACAGAATGTCATCGGGGTCCTACTTTCCCACACCGGTCGCAGCGGTAAGTATACCGAAAAAGTCTGGTGGAGAGAGGGTATTGGGTATCCCAACGGTCAGCGACCGAGTGGCGCAAACTGTGGTAAGAGACAAGCTTGAAATCATGCTCGAGCATCACTTCCTAGATGACTCTTACGGCTATCGAGTGGGTAAATCTGCTCATGATGCGATAGAAGTCACTAGAAGACGATGTTGGCAGTATGATTGGGTACTAGAGTTTGATATCAAAGGTCTCTTTGACAATATTCGTCATGACTTGTTGATGAAAGCGGTAAAGAAACATGTTCAGCTCGCTGAAGAGAGTCAGAGCCGGGATTATCAATGGATAACACTGTACATCGAAAGGTGGTTAGTTGCTCCGTTACAGAAAGCAGATGGGACGCAAACAGAAAGAGAGTTAGGAACGCCACAAGGTGGCGTGGTAAGCCCAGTGCTTGCCAACCTATTTCTTCACTATGTTTTTGATAAATGGCTGGAGAAGAATTATCCAGACAACCCATGGTGTCGATACGCAGATGATGGACTTGTCCATGCAAGGACAAAGCCGAAAGCGGAGAAGTTGAGGGATGAGCTAGCGAAGCGCTTCAAGGAGTGCGGACTGGAGATGCACCCAATTAAGACGAAGATTGTTTACTGCAAAGATGATATTAGACGAGGGTCAGGTAAGCATATAGAGCATAAACAATTTGATTTTCTAGGGTATACCTTCAGGGCCAGAACAAATAAGTGTAAACGTACAGGTCAACTCTATAATCGATTCCTGCCTGCGGTCAGTATGGCAGCAAAGAAAGTCATGCGAAGGCAAATCAGAGAGCTAAGAGTTCGCCAGGAAACGCAGTACAGCTTAGAGCAATTAAGCAGATGGTTAAGTCCAATGCTGAATGGTTGGATAAACTACTACGGAAAGTTCAGGCGAAGCGAATTAGACTCGGTATTCAGACACTTCAACAAGACTTTAGTACGTTGGGCGAGAAGGAAATTCAAATCGCTAAAATGTCACAAAAGTCGAACCGTAGCGTTCTTTGATAAGCTATCGGCTCAATGCCCTAGATTGTTTCCTCACTGGAAATTTGGTTCAGCAAGAAGTTTTACTTGATGGGAGCCGTATGAGCTGAGAGGTTCACGTACGGTTCTGCGAGAGGCTGCTGGGGTGGTTCCGGTGGCCTACTCACCTCAGTTGGTTATGGTTTTTCTTTGTTCCCTTGGCTTTTCAGTTTGGTGTTTGTCGGCAAGTTGGCTTCAGTGGGCGCTGTTTTTCGGACACTTATTCTTTGGCGCTGAAAGCTCTGAGTGTTGCCTCAATCAATTTTCGGGTAAGCGCGAGGTTAGGGCGGTTGGCTCAATCAGAAATCCATTTCTAGGTTTTCAAACTTCAAACTAGATTTGCCAAAATTCCGAGCCTGATTATCAAAACTATGATTCATTTCGGTTTTCTACGTTTTGGTTTTTGTTTGTAAATCAAAATCGAGTTAATCTTGTTTTTAGTAAAACGCAAGTTATTGAAGCTTAAGCATAACAAGGCGTTTAAGCGGGATTCATGCCGCGTGGCATTTTTGGTTTGCGGTGATTTTTGTGGTGAAAGTGGTCTGCATAAGGTTGGTTTATGCGGCATTCACCCCTTAACGCGGCGTTATACGTTTAAGGAGAAATCGTGGTCGTCATATACGGAATAAAAGATCATTTGAATCCAATTAAAGCTGAGTTGTCCGATGTGATTCAGAACTCAATGACTCAAGCTCTAGGCTTGCCCGAGGATAAACGAGCTCACAGGTTTATTCCGCTTGATAAAAGTGATTTCTACTATCCTAGTGATCGCACTGATGCCTACACGGTGATTGAAGTAAACATGATGGAAGGTCGCAAAGTAGAAACGAAAAAGGCATTGATCAAAGCGCTTTTTAGTAACATTGAATCTCGATTAGGCATTTCCCCGTTGATATTGAAATCACAATTAAAGAGCAGCCTTCCCATTGTTGGGGTTTCAGAGGCATTACAGGTGACGAAGTCGCCGACTTAACCTACAAAATCCACGTATAACAAGGCGTTTAAGCGGGATTCATGCCGCGTGGCATTTTTGGTATGCGGTGAGTTTTTGTGGTGAAACTGGTTTGCGGAAGGTTGGTTTGGGCGGCATTCACCCCTTAACGCAGCGTTATGTTTAGTCACGTAAAATCAGTTGGTTGCATCTTTTCTTTGCTTTCTCAGCTTTCTGATTTTGGTCTTGTCGGCAAGTTACGTTTAGTGGTCGCTGTTTTCTGGACTCCAATTCGTGGACGCTAAAAATTCAAAGAGTTGCCTCATTGAAATTCAGTGCGTTTGTGAGTCGAATGAAGCGATGTTAGTTTCAACGTTTGAGCACCAGTTTTCGGTTTCTCTCGCTAAAATCTCAATATCAGTACAATCAAATTTATGAGTTAATTCAGCTTTTTAGCTTCTAACTTTGGTTTTCAAAGATAAGTCGAGTTAAGCTCTTGGTATTGCAAAACTTACCCCTTTGAGTCTTAAACATAACAAGGCGTTTAAGAGGGATTCATGCCGCGTGGCATTTTTGGTTTGCAGTGAGTTTTGGTGGTGAAAGTGCTCTGCGGAAAGTTGATTTATGCGGCATTCACCCCTTAACGCAGCGTTAGGCCTTTTGTGTCCACATAGAATAAGGGAATCAGATAGTTGAGTCGTATTCAAAAAGTAATATCAAGAACAGCTACAGCACAAGTATTCAGAGAAATAGGTGGCAGCGAAAGTAGGCAACTTGATGTTATTAATCAGTTCAAACAAATGCCTGATAGTCAGTTGGATATGTTTGGATTATATGCCGGTATTACAAAAGAGCATTTACCTATCTATAGAGCAATGGTAAGGGGAGAGAAAAATGCATTTGTTGATGGGTTGAATACCTTTAGCGATGCCTTGCAACCTGGCGATATCATCCTTGTTCTAGGAACTGCGGGGACATCAAAGGCGTTATTAAAAGCTCAGAAGCGTGTGTATTCAAAAGCAAGATCCAGCCATGTGATAGTTTCTCAAATGGATTTTATTTGTGTTGATGCTGTGCCTAAAATTGGAGTTTCACCACGAGTTATTCCAGATTTATTAAATGATGTAGAGGCTGATTGGCAGGTTATTCGTTGTAAAGAAGTGAGTGAGAAACATCATGAAACCATAATGAAGATGTGTGCATATTACTTAGAGCAGCCTTACCTTATTTTTCCAAGTAAAAAACCAGCTAAAAAATATTCGTACTGTTCTGAGTTAGCTAGAAAAATCTACGCTGAATCAGGTTTGGAAAAATCTGGCATACCTACAAATAAAATTATTAAGCCTTGCGATTTTGATCAGCTTGCAGATGAAAGTCAGCGCTGGGAAGATGTTACCGCTAGCGTTAAACCGTATATTGAATTTTGCATTGCCCATGCTGATATTTTAAGATTTATAGCTAAAACGTATATCCAAGGTATCGATCTAAACCGTCAAAGGTTTAAAGAGCGTGCTGAGACAAAGAAAAGTACTATTAAACGCATGAAAGCGGGAGAAATCTCGAAAGAAGAGGCTGATAGAATAATTAGTGCAATAAATAAAACAGAGAGTTCACTTAATTATAAGTTTTGGGATCATTCTCAAGCTAAGGCCTAACAAACAATTTAAGAGTGATTCCCCACGCTTGGCATTTTGGGCTTGGGTCAAATTTAGTGTTTACGGTGTTCAATTTGAGTGTCGTGGTCGCGTGGCTCACACCTTAATTGGGCGTTATATGCCAGTAATCAGGAAGTCGATAGCAGCAATAATCTCGTTTCTAAAAGTGCTCAAATCATTTACCGGATCACGCAATATCTTAGTTGGTACACTCGCCATTTGGTGAGTTAGGATTACGAAGTCACCTTCATCAATGTGGATCACTGGGCATAGGTGAGTAGGGGCTTTCTTCTCTAACATTTCAACCGGTGTTAATGGAATCACCAGTCGGGTATTCAGTGTATCAAGCATTTCACTTTGAACATCAACAAAGTATGGGTAAGCGGTAGCAGTGCTTTTATCGTTATTTTGGTATAGTGAAAACTGTGACATTAGAATACTCGATAAGAATCAGAAAACAGACCGTGATTTTCGGTTAGTTCATTGCAAGCGTTGATAGCATCAGCATTTTGCTCTAACCACTCAGTCTTACGGCGCTGATTTACTTCTTTTTCAAGGGCTTTTTCCATTGTTGCCGAGAGGTTTATGTTTAGGCGCTTAGCTTCAGCGAGTAACTCGCTATTTAAGCTTAAGTTTGCAGCCTTCTTGGGTGCTTGCGTACTATATGCGTTTCTCATAATAATTACCTATGCGTATTTATGGTGCGCATTAAGTATAGGCGCACGAAAGGCATATAACAAACAATTTAAGAGTGATTCCCCACGCTTGGCATTTTTAGTTTGGGTTTAGTTTAGTGTTTACGGCGTCCAAGTTGAGTGCAGTGGTAGCGTGGCTCACACCTTAATTGGGCGTTATGTTTAGTCACGTAAAATCAGTTGGTTGCATCTTTTCTTTGTTCCTTCGTATTTCTTATTTTGCTCTTGTCGGCAGGTTAACTTCAGTGGTCGCTGTTTTCTGGACTCCAATTCGTGGGCGCTAAAAGTTCAGAGAGTTGCCTCATTGAAATGCAGAGTGTAGGCGAGGTGAGTGAAGTGATTTTGATTTCAAAGTTAAAGCCCGGCTTTTCGGTTTCTTACGTTGAAATTCAAAGTCAGTACAGTCAATTTTATGAGTTAATTCAGCTTTTTAGCGTCTGATTTTGGTTTGCAAAGGTAAGTCGAGTTAAGCTCTTGGTATCGCAAACTCAACCCTTTGAGCCTTAAACATAACAAGGCGTTTAAGAGGGATTCATGCCGCGTGGCATTTTTGGTATGCAGTGAGTTTTGGTGGTGAAAATGGTCTGCGGAAACTTGGTTTAGGCGGCATTCACCCCTTAACGCGGCGTTATGTTTAGTCACGTAAAATCAGTTGGTTGCATCTTTTCTTTGCATTCTCGGCTTTCTAATTTTGGTCTTGTCGGCAAGTTAAATTCAGTGGTCGCTGTTTTCTGGACTCCAATTCGTGGGCGCTAAAAGTTCAGAGAGTTGCCTCATTGAAATCCAGAGTGTAGGCGAGGTGAGTGATTTTGATTTCAAAGTTAAAGCGCCGGCTTTTCAGTTTCTCACGTTAAAACTCAAAGTCGGCACAATCACAATTATGATTTAATTCAGCTTTTTAGCGTCTGGTTTTGGTTTGCAAAGGTAAGTCGAGTTAAGCTCTTGGTATCGCAAACTTAACCCTTTGAGTCTTAAACATAACAAGGCGTTTAAGTGGGATTCATGCCGCGTGGCATTTTTGGTTTGCGGTGATTTTTGTGGTGAAAGTGGTCTGCGGAAGGTTGGTTTATGCGGCATTCACCCCTTAACGCGGCGTTATGTTTAATCACCAAAAATCAGTGGATTATGGTTTTTCTTTGGTACTTAATCGTATCTGAAATTGTCGGCGATAAGTTTATCGGCATACTGGATTTCCAACCTTGTTGCGTTGAACCGAATGATGAAAATGTATATCTGGGGTTTGGTGTGGAAATTCCTTTTGGCCTAGAACATATCATCGATATAGAACGACCACCGCAAGACTATGTTGATTGGCAATTAGCCCAGAAGCCAGAGAAAGTCTGGTATCGTCGGTGATACATAACAAACAATTTAAGAGTGATTCACCACGCTTGGCATTTTTGGTTTGGGTTTAATTCAGTGTTTACGGTGTTCAATTTGAGTGTAGTGGTCGCGTGGTTCACACCTTAATTGGGCGTTAGGCGCTATTCACTTTAGGATTAGGGATGAACGTAGAATTTAAAGTGATCAATTTGGCGCAAGATTATGATTTTTGTGTAGCTGCTCGAAAGGATGCTTACTATTGCAGTTTCGAGACCTTTTCGGGTTTTGATGATTTCATAGCAGGTTATCGAGAACGAATCCAAGAAAGGCAATCTGAAGCAGGTTGGTTTTACATCCATATCTGGTTGGATGGAAAATTGGTAGGGCAGTTAGAGTTTCGTTCCTTTTCACCCGAGCCAGAGACCGGTTATGTTCATTTGGTTTACTTGTTGCCTGAAGTTCGCGGTTCTGGTTTGAGCCAGCAAGTTCAGGTCTACATCGAAACAGAATTAGCACGAGCTGGTTGTGATCGTGCTGTGCTTTCCGTGAGTAGAACGAACGCAAGGGCGTTAAGGTTCTATAAGCGTAATGGTTGGGTATATTGTTGCGCTAATCCGAAGCACGATGAAACCGATTTTTACCAATTACAGCTGCGCGCCTAACAAAGCGTTAAAGAGGGACTTGGCACGCGTGGCATTTTCAATTTGCGTCGGTTTTAGTGGTTAAGGTGTGATGCGGTCACGTTTGTAGTGCGTGCCTGCGCCCCTTAACGCGGCGTTATGTTTAGTCACGTAAAATCAGTTGGTTGCATCTTTTCTTTGCATTCTC from Vibrio vulnificus NBRC 15645 = ATCC 27562 carries:
- a CDS encoding GNAT family N-acetyltransferase, yielding MMNTVLLDKAKHDRNRFNCGIEALNNYLKVMASQQAKKDNTRTFVLEDDSDNSHVIGFYTLTMTPIDLKALPDKLQKKHQSSTSGGLIARLAVDDRYKGKGFGEWLLIDALRKLLAASDSVAFPVVIVDAKDGAKHFYERYGFQAFHDAENKLFITIADVRASLG
- a CDS encoding DUF1778 domain-containing protein, with translation MATTLPRITARVDVDTQDLLTKAAAIAGMSSINSFVLSAAIEKAKQVIEREQALKLSQADAMLLMEALDRPATQNSKLKAAADRYESKTQ
- the ltrA gene encoding group II intron reverse transcriptase/maturase encodes the protein MTAFEKVKANKGGAGVDGVTIEDFEKDLKNNLYKIWNRMSSGSYFPTPVAAVSIPKKSGGERVLGIPTVSDRVAQTVVRDKLEIMLEHHFLDDSYGYRVGKSAHDAIEVTRRRCWQYDWVLEFDIKGLFDNIRHDLLMKAVKKHVQLAEESQSRDYQWITLYIERWLVAPLQKADGTQTERELGTPQGGVVSPVLANLFLHYVFDKWLEKNYPDNPWCRYADDGLVHARTKPKAEKLRDELAKRFKECGLEMHPIKTKIVYCKDDIRRGSGKHIEHKQFDFLGYTFRARTNKCKRTGQLYNRFLPAVSMAAKKVMRRQIRELRVRQETQYSLEQLSRWLSPMLNGWINYYGKFRRSELDSVFRHFNKTLVRWARRKFKSLKCHKSRTVAFFDKLSAQCPRLFPHWKFGSARSFT
- a CDS encoding YiiX/YebB-like N1pC/P60 family cysteine hydrolase — protein: MSRIQKVISRTATAQVFREIGGSESRQLDVINQFKQMPDSQLDMFGLYAGITKEHLPIYRAMVRGEKNAFVDGLNTFSDALQPGDIILVLGTAGTSKALLKAQKRVYSKARSSHVIVSQMDFICVDAVPKIGVSPRVIPDLLNDVEADWQVIRCKEVSEKHHETIMKMCAYYLEQPYLIFPSKKPAKKYSYCSELARKIYAESGLEKSGIPTNKIIKPCDFDQLADESQRWEDVTASVKPYIEFCIAHADILRFIAKTYIQGIDLNRQRFKERAETKKSTIKRMKAGEISKEEADRIISAINKTESSLNYKFWDHSQAKA
- a CDS encoding CcdB family protein; this translates as MSQFSLYQNNDKSTATAYPYFVDVQSEMLDTLNTRLVIPLTPVEMLEKKAPTHLCPVIHIDEGDFVILTHQMASVPTKILRDPVNDLSTFRNEIIAAIDFLITGI
- a CDS encoding type II toxin-antitoxin system CcdA family antitoxin → MRNAYSTQAPKKAANLSLNSELLAEAKRLNINLSATMEKALEKEVNQRRKTEWLEQNADAINACNELTENHGLFSDSYRVF
- a CDS encoding GNAT family N-acetyltransferase; translation: MNVEFKVINLAQDYDFCVAARKDAYYCSFETFSGFDDFIAGYRERIQERQSEAGWFYIHIWLDGKLVGQLEFRSFSPEPETGYVHLVYLLPEVRGSGLSQQVQVYIETELARAGCDRAVLSVSRTNARALRFYKRNGWVYCCANPKHDETDFYQLQLRA